A single genomic interval of Rhododendron vialii isolate Sample 1 chromosome 3a, ASM3025357v1 harbors:
- the LOC131319628 gene encoding silicon efflux transporter LSI2-like — MAMASTVKVVLGSIAFAIFWVLAVFPAVPFLPIGRTAGSLLGGILMVIFRVITSDQAYAAIDLPILGLLFGTMVVSVYLERADMFKYLGKLLSWKSMGAKDLLCRICLISAISSALFTNDTSCVVLTEFVLKIARQHNLPPHPFLLALASSANIGSSATPIGNPQNLVIAVQSKISFGDFVIGILPAMLVGVSLNAVFLLCMYWKLLSIQKDEEDAAMEVVPEDDVVSHRFSPATLSHLTSLNSQEWSSTLESMTIRSPPNVNGNTANVDTLRNRVSASENEIHKASSGEIESARGSNASKEVSNDGFSQGGDKPDVKERWKIILWKTCVYLVTIGMLISLLMGLNMSWTAITAALALVVLDFKDARPSLEKVSYSLLIFFCGMFITVEGFNKTGIPSTLWELVEPYAQIDHIVGIVVLAAVILVLSNVASNVPTVLLLGARIAASAAAISPADEKKAWLILAWVSTVAGNLSLLGSAANLIVCEQARRAPIFGYNLSFWNHLKFGVPSTLIVTAIGLALIR, encoded by the exons ATGGCCATGGCTTCAACTGTGAAGGTGGTACTTGGTTCAATTGCTTTTGCAATCTTCTGGGTATTGGCAGTTTTCCCAGCTGTTCCTTTCCTGCCCATTGGAAGGACTGCTGGGTCTCTCTTAGGAGGTATCCTCATGGTAATTTTTCGAGTTATAACATCAGATCAAGCATATGCTGCCATTGACCTTCCAATTCTTGGCCTTCTCTTTGGTACAATGGTTGTAAGTGTGTATCTAGAAAGAGCAGACATGTTTAAGTACTTGGGCAAATTGCTTTCGTGGAAGAGCATGGGAGCCAAAGATTTACTTTGTCGAATCTGCCTGATTTCCGCCATTTCCAGTGCTCTCTTTACTAATGATACGTCCTGTGTTGTTTTAACCGAATTTGTGTTGAAAATCGCGAGGCAACATAATCTCCCACCTCACCCCTTTCTATTGGCCCTTGCCTCGAGTGCGAACATTGGGTCTTCAGcaaccccaattgggaaccctCAAAACCTGGTTATAGCTGTTCAAAGTAAGATTAGTTTTGGAGACTTTGTAATCGGAATTCTACCAGCAATGCTAGTGGGAGTTTCTTTGAATGCTGTATTTCTACTATGTATGTATTGGAAGTTGTTATCAATTCAGAAGGATGAGGAAGATGCAGCCATGGAAGTGGTTCCTGAGGACGATGTGGTTTCCCATCGCTTTTCACCAGCAACATTGTCACATTTGACGTCCTTAAATTCACAAGAATGGAGCTCTACATTGGAATCCATGACTATCCGCAGCCCTCCAAATGTCAATGGGAATACTGCTAATGTTGATACTCTTAGGAACCGAGTAAGTGCTAGTGAGAATGAAATCCACAAGGCCTCTAGCGGGGAAATTGAGTCTGCAAGGGGATCAAATGCATCTAAGGAGGTTTCAAATGATGGATTCTCACAAGGAGGGGACAAACCTGACGTGAAAGAGAGATGGAAGATAATACTCTGGAAGACTTGTGTTTACCTTGTGACTATTGGGATGCTTATTTCCTTGCTTATGGGTCTGAATATGTCATGGACTGCTATTACTGCTGCACTTGCTCTTGTGGTTCTTGACTTTAAGGATGCTAGGCCATCCTTGGAAAAG GTATCTTATTCCCTTTTGATCTTCTTTTGCGGAATGTTTATCACTGTTGAGGGATTTAACAAAACTGGAATTCCTAGTACTTTGTGGGAACTTGTGGAACCATATGCACAGATTGATCACATTGTTGGGATAGTAGTTCTTGCTGCTGTCATACTTGTTCTCTCGAATGTGGCTTCAAACGTACCAACTG TTCTATTGCTTGGAGCACGGATTGCAGCATCCGCAGCTGCAATATCCCCAGCAGACGAGAAGAAAGCATGGCTTATATTGGCTTGGGTCAGCACAGTAGCCGGGAACCTCTCTCTATTGGGATCGGCTGCTAACTTGATAGTATGCGAGCAGGCTCGTCGAGCTCCAATCTTCGGATACAACTTATCTTTCTGGAACCATCTTAAATTTGGAGTGCCCTCTACTCTTATAGTCACTGCCATTGGTTTGGCACTCATAAGATAG
- the LOC131319629 gene encoding uncharacterized protein LOC131319629 isoform X1: MSAAQNTVETVNAAATAIVTAESRVQPTTVQKKRWRICWSLYWCFGTYKQSKKISHAVLIPEPVVPGASAPVTDNPTHPNTILLPFIAPPSSPASFLQSDPPSATQSPAGTLSLASLSVHAYSPSGTTNIFTVGPYAHETQLVSPPVFSTFNTEPSTASFTPPPEPVQLTSPSSPEVPFAQLLASSLGRARRNSGPNQKFTLSQYEFQPYYYQGSPISNLISPGSVVSNSGTSSPFPDKPSIVFRIEEVPKLLAFKNFYTRKWGSRLGSGSLTPDGVEPVSRDSSLIENQIFEVASAANSKSGSQNGDVLIDCRVSFELTGEKNVSESLSHVAGKGSLEKTENCSEYSVGKVLNGMPNEVLGEGDDDEEHCSQKYRSISLGSIKEFNFDNTKGEVSEKPAVRSEWWANEKVVGEEFGPDDNWTFFPVLQSRVN, from the coding sequence aagaaaagatggagaatCTGCTGGAGTCTATACTGGTGTTTCGGAACTTacaaacaaagcaagaaaatcAGCCACGCTGTCCTCATTCCTGAGCCCGTAGTACCTGGAGCTTCAGCACCTGTTACTGACAATCCAACCCACCCAAACACCATACTATTACCCTTCATCGCTCCTCCCTCTTCTCCTGCATCTTTTCTCCAATCAGACCCTCCCTCCGCCACCCAATCACCGGCCGGGACCCTATCCCTCGCTTCCCTTTCCGTCCATGCCTATTCCCCATCTGGTACCACCAACATTTTCACCGTTGGCCCTTATGCTCATGAGACCCAACTAGTTTCCCCACCTGTCTTTTCTACCTTCAACACTGAACCATCTACTGCTTCTTTCACTCCCCCTCCTGAACCAGTGCAACTCACAAGCCCTTCATCGCCAGAAGTGCCGTTTGCTCAACTTTTGGCATCATCGTTGGGCCGAGCCAGAAGGAACAGTGGGCCAAATCAGAAGTTCACTTTATCCCAGTATGAGTTCCAGCCTTATTACTACCAAGGGAGTCCCATTAGCAACCTCATATCACCTGGCTCAGTAGTTTCAAATTCTGGCACCTCTTCGCCTTTTCCTGATAAACCATCTATTGTTTTCCGGATTGAGGAAGTGCCCAAGCTCCTTGCCTTCAAAAACTTTTATACTCGTAAGTGGGGTTCAAGATTAGGTTCTGGATCATTGACTCCAGATGGCGTAGAACCAGTGTCTCGAGATAGTTCCCTTATAGAGAACCAAATATTTGAGGTGGCATCAGCAGCCAACTCAAAGAGTGGATCTCAAAATGGCGATGTTTTAATTGATTGCAGGGTTTCATTTGAGTTGACTggtgaaaaaaatgtttcagaaTCTTTATCACATGTAGCTGGCAAAGGCAGTCTGGAGAAAACAGAGAATTGTAGTGAATATAGTGTTGGGAAAGTTCTGAATGGAATGCCTAACGAGGTTTTAGGAGAAGGGGATGATGATGAGGAGCATTGTTCTCAAAAGTATCGGTCCATTTCTCTAGGGTCAATCAAAGAGTTCAATTTCGACAACACCAAGGGAGAAGTCTCGGAAAAACCAGCCGTACGCTCTGAGTGGTGGGCTAATGAAAAGGTtgtcggagaggagtttgggcCTGATGATAACTGGACTTTCTTCCCGGTGTTGCAGTCAAGAGTTAACTGA
- the LOC131319629 gene encoding uncharacterized protein LOC131319629 isoform X2, with product MLLWTKPYQNPDCPCLEITKKRWRICWSLYWCFGTYKQSKKISHAVLIPEPVVPGASAPVTDNPTHPNTILLPFIAPPSSPASFLQSDPPSATQSPAGTLSLASLSVHAYSPSGTTNIFTVGPYAHETQLVSPPVFSTFNTEPSTASFTPPPEPVQLTSPSSPEVPFAQLLASSLGRARRNSGPNQKFTLSQYEFQPYYYQGSPISNLISPGSVVSNSGTSSPFPDKPSIVFRIEEVPKLLAFKNFYTRKWGSRLGSGSLTPDGVEPVSRDSSLIENQIFEVASAANSKSGSQNGDVLIDCRVSFELTGEKNVSESLSHVAGKGSLEKTENCSEYSVGKVLNGMPNEVLGEGDDDEEHCSQKYRSISLGSIKEFNFDNTKGEVSEKPAVRSEWWANEKVVGEEFGPDDNWTFFPVLQSRVN from the exons ATGTTGCTGTGGACAAAGCCATACCAGAATCCTGATTGTCCTTGTTTAGAAatcacg aagaaaagatggagaatCTGCTGGAGTCTATACTGGTGTTTCGGAACTTacaaacaaagcaagaaaatcAGCCACGCTGTCCTCATTCCTGAGCCCGTAGTACCTGGAGCTTCAGCACCTGTTACTGACAATCCAACCCACCCAAACACCATACTATTACCCTTCATCGCTCCTCCCTCTTCTCCTGCATCTTTTCTCCAATCAGACCCTCCCTCCGCCACCCAATCACCGGCCGGGACCCTATCCCTCGCTTCCCTTTCCGTCCATGCCTATTCCCCATCTGGTACCACCAACATTTTCACCGTTGGCCCTTATGCTCATGAGACCCAACTAGTTTCCCCACCTGTCTTTTCTACCTTCAACACTGAACCATCTACTGCTTCTTTCACTCCCCCTCCTGAACCAGTGCAACTCACAAGCCCTTCATCGCCAGAAGTGCCGTTTGCTCAACTTTTGGCATCATCGTTGGGCCGAGCCAGAAGGAACAGTGGGCCAAATCAGAAGTTCACTTTATCCCAGTATGAGTTCCAGCCTTATTACTACCAAGGGAGTCCCATTAGCAACCTCATATCACCTGGCTCAGTAGTTTCAAATTCTGGCACCTCTTCGCCTTTTCCTGATAAACCATCTATTGTTTTCCGGATTGAGGAAGTGCCCAAGCTCCTTGCCTTCAAAAACTTTTATACTCGTAAGTGGGGTTCAAGATTAGGTTCTGGATCATTGACTCCAGATGGCGTAGAACCAGTGTCTCGAGATAGTTCCCTTATAGAGAACCAAATATTTGAGGTGGCATCAGCAGCCAACTCAAAGAGTGGATCTCAAAATGGCGATGTTTTAATTGATTGCAGGGTTTCATTTGAGTTGACTggtgaaaaaaatgtttcagaaTCTTTATCACATGTAGCTGGCAAAGGCAGTCTGGAGAAAACAGAGAATTGTAGTGAATATAGTGTTGGGAAAGTTCTGAATGGAATGCCTAACGAGGTTTTAGGAGAAGGGGATGATGATGAGGAGCATTGTTCTCAAAAGTATCGGTCCATTTCTCTAGGGTCAATCAAAGAGTTCAATTTCGACAACACCAAGGGAGAAGTCTCGGAAAAACCAGCCGTACGCTCTGAGTGGTGGGCTAATGAAAAGGTtgtcggagaggagtttgggcCTGATGATAACTGGACTTTCTTCCCGGTGTTGCAGTCAAGAGTTAACTGA